In Corynebacterium sp. P4-C1, the sequence AGGACGACATCATCGAGCTCGCGGAAGAGATCCTGGTGGAGCTGTGGAAGCTGATCGGCTACGAGATCAGCACCCCGATCCCGCGCATGACGTACAAGGAGGCCATGGAGAAGTACGGCTCCGATAAACCGGACCTGCGCTTCGACATCCAGTTGGTGGATTGCACCGAGTTCTTCAAGGACACCCCGTTCCGCGTGTTCCAGAATGAGTACGTCGGCGCTGTGGTCATGGAGGGCGGAGCTTCCCAGCCGCGCCGCCAGCTCGACGCATGGCAGGACTGGGCGAAGCAGCGCGGCGCAAAGGGCTTGGCCTACATCCTCGTGCAGGAAGACGGTGAGCTCACTGGCCCGGTGGCGAAGAACATCACCGACGAGGAGAAGGCGGGCATCGCAGCCCACGTCGGCGCGAAGCCGGGTGACTGCATCTTCTTCGCCGCGGGAGACACCAAGTCCTCCCGTGCGCTGCTCGGGGCGGCCCGCGGCGAGATTGCGAATAAGCTCGGCCTGATCAAGGAAGGCGACTGGGCGTTCACCTGGGTCGTCGACGCGCCGCTGTTCGAGCCGGCTGCCGACGCAACGGCTTCCGGCGATGTGGCTCTCGGCCACTCCCAGTGGACCGCGGTGCACCACGCGTTCACCTCTCCGAAACCGGAGTACCTGGACACCTTCGACAAGGAGCCGGGCGAGGCGCTGGCCTACGCCTACGACATTGTCTGCAACGGCAACGAAATCGGTGGCGGCTCCATTCGTATCCACAACCAGGATGTGCAGAAGCGCGTCTTCGACGTCATGGGCATCACCAACGAGGAAGCGCAAGAGAAGTTCGGCTTCCTGCTCGACGCGTTCTCCTTCGGTGCGCCCCCGCACGGCGGCATCGCCTTCGGTTGGGACCGCATCGTCTCCCTGCTCGGTGGCTTCGATTCCATCCGCGATGTCATCGCGTTCCCGAAGTCGGGTGGCGGCGTCGACCCGCTCACTGACGCTCCGGGCACCATCCCTGCCGCACAGCGCAAGGAGACCGGTGTGGACTTCAAGCCGGAGAAGAAGGATTCTGGCGCTGAAGCTGGTGCTGGTGCAAGCGCCGAAGCCAGGGCCAAGGCGGAGAATTAAAGGGACGGAGGCCGGCCGGAGCCAGGGACATGTGCGCCCTGGGCTGGTTGCCTAACCATGCTGGACACCCAAGAAATCATCGCGACTGCCGAGGCGGTCTTGAACCACCGCTACGGTGGTCAGCAGCAGCTCACCGAACCAGAGGAGCTCAGCGGGACTGGCGCCACGACGGTGCTGCGCCTGCGCGTGGCCAACAATCCGGTCTTCCCGCACCGGTCGGTCGTGGTGAAGTACTCGCCGCAGGCGAACGATGCGATTGACGATGCCGCTTTCATGAGGGAAGTGGTGGCGTACCAGTTCACGACGTCGCTAAGCGAAGATGTGCGCCCCGGTCCTGTGCTGCTCGGCTACGACATTGAGCGCCGCACGCTGATTTTGTCGGATGTGGGCAACAGCGAGACCTTCGCTGACCTGCTCGAGCAATCCGACGATGAAGCGCGGGTGCGGCTCCTCCGGAATCTGGGTACGTCGCTGGGCAAGATGCACGCTGGTACCGCGGGTGCGGAGACGAGCTTCAATATCCTGCTCGCCCGCATGGTGCGCTCGATCGACGGGGCGCGCGAGATTCAGATTCAACGCGAAGCGATGCTGGAGAACCGCATCCAAGAAGGCGTGGACATCATCCGTGAGGCAGGCATCGAGATGCCGGCCGATGTCGCGGCTGTCGCCGACACGGTGCAGGTGCGCATGCTGCACGGCGGGTCCCGCGCGTTCACGCCTTTCGATCTTTCGCCGGATAACATCGTCTTCGCCGAGCGGGCGCAATTCCTCGACTACGAGTGGGCAGGTTTCCGCGATGTGGTCGCAGATATCGCCGGCGTGATCGCGGGTTTTCCGCAGTACATCTCCGCGCGCCCGATCAGCGAGGAAGAGACAGCAGTCTTCCTCGAGGCGTGGGTGGCCGAGGTCGGCGGTGTGTGGCCGTCGGTCCTCAACCCTGAAACGCTGCAGGCCAGGATTACCGCGGCGCTCGTCGGCTGGTCGTTCTTCAGCGCGTCGTTGCTTGAGTACACGCGCAGCGTCGCTGGTGGCGCGATTGAGGGCGGAAACTCCGCCGGCGCCGGGATGACGATTGACCCAGACGAGGCGGAGGCGCGCGCCATCCGCCGCGATGTCGCGGGCACGTTCGACGCGTTGGCGCGCTACGCAGACACTGGTACGGAACCCACATATGCGGTGGTGGCGAACTTTGCCCGCCGTGTGGTGGAGTGGCTGGTATGACGCAAGGCGGACTGTTCACGGATCCGGCAGGTGCGGGCAGCACAGGCAGTCCGGGCCAGTCCGGTTCTGGCGGGGGAGCCGCCGCATCTCGTGGAACAGCCTTCTTTGATGCGGGGTCCGCAGCGCCGCTCGCCGCGCGGATGCGCCCGCGCACCCTGGACGAACTGGTGGGGCAGGAGCACCTGCTCGGGCCGGGGCGGCCGCTGCGCCGGCTGGTCGAGGGATCCGGGGAAGCGTCGGTGATTCTCTATGGCCCGCCGGGCACCGGCAAGACGACGATCGCCTCGCTCATCGCAGGTGCCATGGGGCAGAATTTCGTCGGTTTGTCCGCGCTGTCCTCGGGAGTCAAGCAGGTGCGCGAGGTGCTCGAGGCAGCGAAGCAGGACCTTGTCCGCGGCCAGCGCACCGTTTTGTTCATCGACGAGGTGCACCGCTTTTCCAAGACTCAGCAGGACGCGCTGCTCGCCGCGGTGGAAAACCGCACGGTGCTGCTTGTCGCGGCGACGACGGAGAACCCGTCGTTCAGCGTGGTCGCACCGTTGCTGTCCCGTTCCCTCCTGCTCAAACTCGAGTCCCTCGGCAACGACGAAATTGGGGTGGTGCTCGACCGGGCGGTCGCCGATGAACGTGGACTGGGCGGCGAAATAACGCTCAGCGGCGACGCACGCGAGCAGCTCATCCTGCTCGCCGGAGGCGATGCCCGCCGCGCGTTGACCTACCTCGAGGCGGCGGCCGAGGGGGCTGCAGCCAGCGAGGGGGAGGGCAATTCCGGGAAAAAGGAAGTGACTCTTGATGTCGTCCGGAACGCCGTAGACCGTGCGGTGGTGCGCTACGACCGCGACGGCGACCAGCACTACGACATCATCTCCGCCTTCATCAAATCCATCCGCGGCTCCGACGTCGATGCGGCGCTGCACTACCTCGCCCGCATGATCGAAGCAGGGGAGGACCCGCGTTTTATCGCCCGCCGCCTGGTCATTCACGCGTCAGAGGACATCGGAATGGCGGATCCGACCGCACTGCAGACCGCGACAGCGGCGGCGGAAGCGGTCCAGTTCATCGGCATGCCGGAAGGGCGCCTGCCGCTCGCGCAAGCCACCATCCACCTCGCCACCGCGCCGAAATCGCCGTCGGTCATCCAGGCTATCGACGGGGCGCTCGCCGATGTCCGCGCCGGCCGGTCCGGTGTCGTCCCTCCACATTTGCGCGACGGCCACTACGAAGGCGCGAAGAAGATCGGGCATGCCGTCGGCTACATCTACCCGCACGACGATCCCCGCGGCGTGGTGGAGCAGCGCTACATCCCGGAAGGGCTCGACGAGGCCCGCTACTACCAGCCGACCGACCACGGGGCGGAAAAGCGCATCCAGTCGTATTCGGAACGGCTGCGGGAAATGGTGCGGGGCAGCGGGGCGGAACGTCGATAAGCATGCCCCGTGACTGCGTTCTGCGCGCGTTCCGTGCGAGCTGGTGACCGTGAGTGCGCCTGGCGCGGGTAAGGTGAAACGGCGAGAAACGCACTGTCAACGCAACACATATTTAAGGATTCCTCTGTGCAGACCCATGAGATCCGCGACCGGTTCACATCGCACTTTGTCGAGGCCGGCCACATCGCCGTTCCCAGCGCTTCGCTGATCCTCGACGACCCCACCCTGCTCTTCGTCAACGCCGGCATGGTGCCGTTCAAGCCGTACTTCCTGGGGCAGCAAAACCCGCCGTTCGAGACCGGTAAGGCCACCTCGATCCAGAAATGCGTGCGCACCCTGGATATCGAGGAAGTGGGCATTACCACCCGCCACAACACGTTCTTCCAGATGGCGGGCAACTTCTCCTTCGGCCAGTACTTCAAGGAAGGCGCGATCACCCTCGCCTGGGACCTTCTGACCAAGTCCCAGGCAGACGGCGGCTTCGGGCTCGACCCGGACCGCCTCTGGGTCACCGTGTTCACCGACGACGATGAGGCCGCCGCGATTTGGCGCGACAAAGTCGGTGTCGCAAACGAGCGCATTCAGCGCATGGGCATGGAGGACAACTTCTGGTCCATGGGCATTCCGGGCCCGTGCGGGCCCTGCTCCGAGATCTACTACGACCGCGGCCCGGAGTACGGTGCCGACGGCGGTCCGGTCGCCGACGACAACCGGTACATGGAGATCTGGAACCTCGTGTTCATGGAGTCCATCCGCGGCGAAGGGGACAAGAAGGGCAATTTCGACATCGTCGGCGAACTGCCCAAGAAGAACATTGATACCGGCCTGGGCATCGAGCGCCTGGCATGCCTTCTGCAGGGTGTGGACAACGTCTACGAGACCGACCTGCTCGCCCCTGTGATCACGGCGGCCGAGGAGCTCACCGGGACGAAATACGGTGCCGGCAACCAGTCCGACGACGTGCGTTTCCGTGTCATCGCCGACCACTCCCGCACCGCGATGATGATCATTCTCGACGGTGTCACCCCGTCGAACGAGGGCCGCGGCTACATCCTGCGCCGCCTGATGCGCCGCATCGTGCGCTCCGCCCGCCTGCTCGGCGCGACAGGCAACACGCTGGAGACGTTCATGAACACGATCATGGACACGATGACCCCGTCCTTCCCGGAGATCGCCGACAACCGCGAGCGCATCCTGCGCGTCGCCATCGCCGAAGAGAAGGCCTTCCTGAAGACCCTCGAGTCCGGCACCACGCGTTTCGACGAGACGGCGAGCGCGCTGAAATCGTCCGGCCAAGAGACG encodes:
- a CDS encoding replication-associated recombination protein A, whose amino-acid sequence is MTQGGLFTDPAGAGSTGSPGQSGSGGGAAASRGTAFFDAGSAAPLAARMRPRTLDELVGQEHLLGPGRPLRRLVEGSGEASVILYGPPGTGKTTIASLIAGAMGQNFVGLSALSSGVKQVREVLEAAKQDLVRGQRTVLFIDEVHRFSKTQQDALLAAVENRTVLLVAATTENPSFSVVAPLLSRSLLLKLESLGNDEIGVVLDRAVADERGLGGEITLSGDAREQLILLAGGDARRALTYLEAAAEGAAASEGEGNSGKKEVTLDVVRNAVDRAVVRYDRDGDQHYDIISAFIKSIRGSDVDAALHYLARMIEAGEDPRFIARRLVIHASEDIGMADPTALQTATAAAEAVQFIGMPEGRLPLAQATIHLATAPKSPSVIQAIDGALADVRAGRSGVVPPHLRDGHYEGAKKIGHAVGYIYPHDDPRGVVEQRYIPEGLDEARYYQPTDHGAEKRIQSYSERLREMVRGSGAERR
- a CDS encoding phosphotransferase, which codes for MLDTQEIIATAEAVLNHRYGGQQQLTEPEELSGTGATTVLRLRVANNPVFPHRSVVVKYSPQANDAIDDAAFMREVVAYQFTTSLSEDVRPGPVLLGYDIERRTLILSDVGNSETFADLLEQSDDEARVRLLRNLGTSLGKMHAGTAGAETSFNILLARMVRSIDGAREIQIQREAMLENRIQEGVDIIREAGIEMPADVAAVADTVQVRMLHGGSRAFTPFDLSPDNIVFAERAQFLDYEWAGFRDVVADIAGVIAGFPQYISARPISEEETAVFLEAWVAEVGGVWPSVLNPETLQARITAALVGWSFFSASLLEYTRSVAGGAIEGGNSAGAGMTIDPDEAEARAIRRDVAGTFDALARYADTGTEPTYAVVANFARRVVEWLV
- the aspS gene encoding aspartate--tRNA ligase, with translation MLRTHLAGDLRKEMDGQTVTLTGWVGRRRDHGGVIFIDLRDRSGYAQVVFRESDVAEAAHDLRSEYCVKVTGVVEPRPEGSANPNLASGEIEVNATELTVLSTSAPLPFQVEDFSSSEVGEETRLRYRYLDLRRERQADALRLRSKANKAARDVLNRHEFVEIETPTLTRSTPEGARDFLVPARLRPGSWYALPQSPQLFKQLLMVSGMERYYQIARCYRDEDFRADRQPEFTQLDIEASFVDQDDIIELAEEILVELWKLIGYEISTPIPRMTYKEAMEKYGSDKPDLRFDIQLVDCTEFFKDTPFRVFQNEYVGAVVMEGGASQPRRQLDAWQDWAKQRGAKGLAYILVQEDGELTGPVAKNITDEEKAGIAAHVGAKPGDCIFFAAGDTKSSRALLGAARGEIANKLGLIKEGDWAFTWVVDAPLFEPAADATASGDVALGHSQWTAVHHAFTSPKPEYLDTFDKEPGEALAYAYDIVCNGNEIGGGSIRIHNQDVQKRVFDVMGITNEEAQEKFGFLLDAFSFGAPPHGGIAFGWDRIVSLLGGFDSIRDVIAFPKSGGGVDPLTDAPGTIPAAQRKETGVDFKPEKKDSGAEAGAGASAEARAKAEN